The DNA region ACACTTTTCCGACTCCATACTACTCTCAACTATGCCCAGGATGGCACTCGAGATCAAGATCGATGATCACTACTCGTCCAAGATCTACACCAGCGGCTCCCGCGTCGCCGGTGTCGTCGACATCTGTCCAGATACCGACATGCCTTTCCACTGCTTTCAGATCACTCTCATCGGCACCGCTCGCACACGGGTCGACATGCTCCCCGGACCCAAGATCACCAACGACGTCTTTCTCAACCTGGACATGCCCATCACGAAGACACTCTATCCCCCAGGTCAGACGCTCATGGCTAAAGAAACACACCGTATCCCTTTCGACTTCACTATCCCCCACAAGCTTCACAAAGACTCTTGTGGCGCCGTTTCAGGAGCCCATTCCCACGACCAACACCTGCGGCTCCCCCCAACGATGGGAAGCTGGGAGAAAGACGACATGGCCCCTACCATGGCCCAGGTCGAGTACAAGATAGTGGCTCGCTTGTTACGGAGGCAATCCTACAAGAACAACAGCAAGAGCATCATCGAGGCCAGCCAGTCGATCAAGATCCTTCCCGCATTCCCCGAAGACCCGCCCCTCGTCCTCAACAGCCACGACGCGCGTTATGCCCTTTCTCGGACCAGGTCGGTCCGTCGAAGTATCCTTTCCGTTCACAAAGACCGTATCATCATCACAGCCGCCCAGCCCCAGGCTGTCCACGTCAGCATCGGCGGGCACCAACTCCCGAGCTCTCAGCCCATGGTCTCGCTCGACTTCGCCTTCGAATCCTCGTCCGCCGCTTCTTTCCCGCCTGAGGTGACACTCAATCAGGTCAAGCTCGAAGCCCAGACCTGGTTCACAGGGACGCCTATGAAGGTGGTCCCTGACCTAGGCGACCCACGCGATGCGGCAGGTCTCCGCCACGAGCTCAGGTACTCCACCAATGTCAAGCTCTCGACAACCGACACGGGCGTCATCTTGTGGCACAAGAACGACGCCAACGAAGGGCAGAGAGTGACTTCATGGCAGTCCGCGGCCAGGATCCCCATCCGACTTCCAACCGCGCACAAGATGTTCCTCCCGA from Colletotrichum higginsianum IMI 349063 chromosome 4, whole genome shotgun sequence includes:
- a CDS encoding Arrestin, giving the protein MPRMALEIKIDDHYSSKIYTSGSRVAGVVDICPDTDMPFHCFQITLIGTARTRVDMLPGPKITNDVFLNLDMPITKTLYPPGQTLMAKETHRIPFDFTIPHKLHKDSCGAVSGAHSHDQHLRLPPTMGSWEKDDMAPTMAQVEYKIVARLLRRQSYKNNSKSIIEASQSIKILPAFPEDPPLVLNSHDARYALSRTRSVRRSILSVHKDRIIITAAQPQAVHVSIGGHQLPSSQPMVSLDFAFESSSAASFPPEVTLNQVKLEAQTWFTGTPMKVVPDLGDPRDAAGLRHELRYSTNVKLSTTDTGVILWHKNDANEGQRVTSWQSAARIPIRLPTAHKMFLPTFYNCFIARSYILHVSVTFGGSKTNLSIPMQIASQSLYPRMSEPEVEDLPSFDASLTWR